Proteins encoded within one genomic window of bacterium:
- the purE gene encoding 5-(carboxyamino)imidazole ribonucleotide mutase, whose protein sequence is MMAGKVLILMGSASDLETMRAAAEVLSGYGIPCEMTVASAHRSPGRTQSLARGAEKEGFSIIIAGAGAAAHLAGCVAAETVLPVIGVPLAGSALGGFDALLSTVQMPAGVPVATVAVGKAGAQNAGHLAAQILSLSSPKLRAKIRSVRKSMAIAVEKAAKRLP, encoded by the coding sequence ATGATGGCCGGGAAGGTCCTGATCCTGATGGGAAGCGCTTCCGACCTCGAGACGATGCGGGCCGCGGCGGAGGTGTTGTCGGGCTACGGAATCCCGTGCGAAATGACCGTGGCCTCCGCGCACCGTTCGCCGGGCCGGACCCAGTCGCTGGCCCGGGGCGCGGAGAAGGAAGGGTTCTCGATCATCATCGCCGGGGCGGGAGCCGCGGCGCACCTCGCCGGGTGCGTGGCCGCCGAGACGGTGCTCCCGGTGATCGGCGTGCCGCTGGCCGGGTCCGCCCTCGGCGGGTTCGACGCCCTGCTCTCGACCGTCCAGATGCCCGCGGGCGTGCCGGTGGCGACCGTGGCCGTGGGAAAGGCGGGGGCGCAGAACGCGGGGCACCTGGCGGCGCAGATCCTTTCCCTGTCGTCGCCGAAGCTTCGCGCGAAGATCCGGTCCGTCCGGAAGTCGATGGCGATTGCGGTAGAGAAGGCGGCGAAGCGGCTTCCATGA
- a CDS encoding L-threonylcarbamoyladenylate synthase: MTRLVLLETDRSGRPTSPEPRFPAELIASLRAGGAVIFPTDTLYGLGVDPCSETGLNRLFAAKGRERGKPIPLLLSGGEQVDRWARHVPPAAARLMGRFWPGALTLVLPADPGVHAAVTGGGDTVGLRVPDHPVPRALAALLSGAVTGTSANRSGNPGAWGSAEEIVREFTGAVDWVLWGGNAPGDARREDAVTSPGSTVVRMIDDHPVLLREGVLPFRDIIEFLEKG, encoded by the coding sequence ATGACACGCCTGGTCCTCCTCGAAACCGACCGTTCCGGCCGGCCGACGTCCCCGGAGCCGCGTTTCCCCGCGGAGTTGATCGCTTCGCTGCGCGCCGGGGGGGCGGTGATCTTTCCCACCGACACCTTGTACGGACTCGGCGTGGACCCGTGCTCGGAAACCGGGCTCAACCGGTTGTTCGCGGCCAAGGGGCGGGAGCGGGGGAAACCGATCCCGCTGCTCCTGTCGGGAGGAGAACAGGTCGACCGCTGGGCGCGGCATGTGCCGCCCGCCGCCGCCCGGCTCATGGGCCGGTTCTGGCCTGGGGCGCTCACGCTGGTGCTCCCCGCGGATCCGGGAGTCCACGCGGCCGTGACCGGCGGAGGAGACACGGTGGGGCTGCGCGTCCCCGATCACCCCGTTCCGCGGGCCCTTGCGGCCCTGCTCTCCGGCGCCGTCACCGGGACGTCGGCCAACCGGTCCGGGAACCCCGGGGCGTGGGGGTCCGCCGAGGAGATCGTCCGGGAATTCACCGGGGCCGTCGACTGGGTCCTGTGGGGGGGCAACGCGCCCGGCGACGCGCGCAGGGAAGACGCCGTTACCTCCCCGGGTTCCACCGTGGTGCGGATGATCGACGACCACCCGGTCCTTTTAAGGGAGGGAGTTCTCCCGTTTCGCGACATCATCGAATTCCTGGAGAAAGGGTGA
- the purD gene encoding phosphoribosylamine--glycine ligase codes for MGISVLIVGGGGREHALAWKIAKSPLVSRIYAAPGNPGIAHHAECLPLAVDDLDGLRNFAVSKKIDLTVVGPEAPLAAGLTDLLAKEGLLVCGPDRAGAQMEGSKVFMKTILRKYGIPTASFKVFDEYDEAEQYLLTHRLPVVVKADGLAAGKGVAVAQTYEEGIAFLKDVMERRVFGDAGERVVIEECLPGEEASYIVFTDGHKFVPLPSSQDHKRIGDGDAGPNTGGMGAYSPAPVVTPEVEARVHREIFEPLLAGLRAEGIVFRGILYAGLMIERGVPRVLEFNVRFGDPEAQPLFLRLKSDLVPLLLQCARGKITDAEMEIDPRPTVCVVMSSGGYPGKYEKGRPIGGIEEAEKEEGVVVFHAGTAMKDGRLVNHGGRVLGVTAIGGTLKQAIAGAYRAVDKIHWEGAYWRTDIGRKALARGNG; via the coding sequence ATGGGCATTTCCGTCCTCATCGTCGGCGGCGGCGGCCGCGAGCATGCCTTGGCGTGGAAGATCGCGAAAAGCCCCCTTGTGTCCAGGATCTACGCCGCGCCCGGCAACCCCGGAATCGCGCACCACGCGGAATGCCTTCCCCTGGCGGTGGACGACCTCGACGGGCTGCGGAATTTCGCGGTGTCGAAGAAGATCGACCTGACCGTGGTCGGCCCCGAGGCTCCCCTGGCGGCGGGGCTCACGGACCTGCTTGCGAAGGAGGGACTCCTCGTCTGCGGCCCGGACCGCGCGGGCGCGCAGATGGAGGGATCCAAGGTCTTCATGAAGACCATCCTCCGGAAGTACGGCATCCCGACGGCTTCCTTCAAGGTGTTCGACGAGTACGACGAGGCGGAGCAGTACCTGCTGACCCACCGGCTGCCGGTGGTCGTCAAGGCGGACGGACTCGCCGCGGGGAAGGGCGTCGCCGTCGCACAGACGTACGAGGAGGGCATCGCGTTCCTGAAGGACGTGATGGAGCGCCGGGTGTTCGGCGACGCGGGGGAGCGCGTCGTGATCGAGGAGTGCCTGCCGGGCGAGGAGGCGTCGTACATCGTCTTCACCGACGGGCACAAGTTCGTCCCGCTGCCTTCCTCGCAGGACCACAAGAGGATCGGAGACGGCGATGCCGGGCCCAATACCGGCGGGATGGGGGCGTATTCCCCCGCTCCCGTCGTGACGCCCGAGGTCGAGGCGCGGGTGCACCGGGAGATCTTCGAGCCGCTGCTGGCGGGCCTTCGTGCCGAGGGGATCGTCTTCCGGGGCATCCTGTACGCCGGGCTCATGATCGAGCGGGGGGTCCCCCGGGTCCTCGAGTTCAATGTCCGCTTCGGCGATCCCGAGGCGCAGCCGCTCTTCCTTCGCCTGAAAAGCGATCTCGTCCCCCTGCTCCTGCAGTGCGCGCGGGGAAAAATCACGGATGCGGAGATGGAAATCGACCCGAGGCCGACGGTCTGCGTCGTGATGTCCTCCGGCGGCTACCCGGGGAAGTATGAGAAGGGACGCCCCATCGGGGGGATCGAGGAGGCGGAGAAAGAGGAGGGCGTGGTGGTGTTCCACGCCGGAACGGCGATGAAGGACGGGCGCCTGGTGAACCACGGAGGGCGCGTTCTCGGCGTCACCGCCATCGGCGGCACGCTGAAACAGGCGATCGCCGGGGCGTACCGCGCCGTGGACAAGATCCACTGGGAAGGCGCCTACTGGCGCACCGACATCGGGCGGAAGGCGCTGGCGCGGGGGAACGGATGA
- a CDS encoding methyltransferase, whose product MERSDKPPLLVIRQPERGYRFSIDSVILAGFAAPFCRGRVLDLGTGCGVLLLLLSRLAPGIVSGVGVDLQEELLDFARRNFHDNSPDRHLVAVAGDLRGEIPGIDPGSFDLVVSNPPYGRAGHGRRNPDPGKETARHEVTCTLPELFAAASRFLAADGRFAFILPYPRLPEIEPCAAAEGLRVEFLRVVHPREGEPPSRGLCCVVRGASGTPRLLPPLFLHGGPEKYCPEVERICRLFRPGTQRVRP is encoded by the coding sequence ATGGAACGAAGCGATAAGCCTCCTCTCCTCGTCATCCGCCAGCCGGAGCGGGGGTACCGCTTCTCGATCGACTCCGTGATCCTCGCGGGGTTCGCCGCCCCCTTCTGCCGGGGCAGGGTCCTCGATCTCGGGACCGGATGCGGGGTTCTCCTGCTTCTCCTGTCCCGCCTCGCTCCCGGGATCGTCTCCGGCGTGGGCGTCGATCTCCAGGAAGAGCTGCTCGATTTCGCGCGACGGAACTTCCACGACAATTCGCCGGATAGGCACCTGGTCGCGGTGGCCGGGGATCTCCGGGGGGAGATCCCCGGGATCGACCCCGGTTCGTTCGACCTCGTGGTGTCGAACCCGCCGTACGGCCGCGCGGGGCATGGGCGTCGGAACCCCGATCCCGGGAAGGAGACGGCGCGGCACGAGGTGACCTGCACGCTTCCGGAACTCTTCGCGGCGGCGTCCCGGTTCCTTGCCGCCGACGGCCGGTTCGCCTTCATCCTGCCGTACCCGCGTCTCCCCGAGATCGAACCGTGCGCCGCGGCGGAGGGGCTGCGAGTGGAGTTCCTGCGGGTGGTGCACCCCCGGGAAGGCGAGCCGCCGTCACGGGGGCTCTGTTGCGTGGTCCGGGGCGCAAGCGGAACCCCCCGTCTCCTCCCTCCCCTGTTTCTGCATGGGGGGCCGGAGAAATATTGCCCGGAGGTGGAGCGGATCTGCCGCCTCTTCCGGCCCGGGACGCAGCGCGTCCGTCCGTAA
- the purH gene encoding bifunctional phosphoribosylaminoimidazolecarboxamide formyltransferase/IMP cyclohydrolase yields the protein MARIHRAIVSVSDKTGVAQFCAALSRLGVELYASGGTAKLLREKRVPVRLIEEYTGFPEMLDGRVKTLNPKIHGGLLALRGNPAHMKTIGEHGIVPFDMLIGNLYPFEATIARLGCTREEAIENIDIGGPSMLRSAAKNCQSVAVVCDPADYPLILAQLKKNAGNLDEETMKELGRKAFALTARYDAAISNYLGAGPGGVEPFPVTFTAQWRKSQGLRYGENPHQSAAFYADTTLPGEPTLGGAQQLQGKELSYNNIVDIDAALQLALEFAIPAAVIVKHTNPSGVGVSKRRLVDAFKKARECDPVSAYGGVIGFNRPVNSETAREIANTFFEAIIAPSYDKEARKILSAKKNLRVLTTGGVFRWSDARTFEMKRVSGGLLLQTCDRHVLDPKDLKVVTKRKPTPDELEAMLFAWKVCKHVKSNAIVYAMKDRTVGVGAGQMSRVDSAKIAVMKAQHPTKGTVVASDAFFPFRDGLDVAAEAGATAAIQPGGSVRDAEAIAAADEHGMAMVFTGVRHFRH from the coding sequence ATGGCGAGAATCCATAGGGCGATCGTCAGCGTATCCGACAAGACCGGCGTGGCGCAGTTCTGCGCCGCGCTCTCCCGGCTCGGCGTCGAGCTGTACGCATCCGGGGGGACGGCGAAGCTGCTGCGGGAGAAGAGGGTCCCGGTGCGCCTCATCGAGGAGTACACCGGGTTCCCCGAGATGCTGGACGGGCGGGTGAAAACCTTGAACCCGAAGATCCACGGCGGCCTTCTCGCCCTGCGCGGGAATCCGGCGCACATGAAGACGATCGGCGAGCACGGGATCGTCCCGTTCGACATGCTGATCGGAAACCTCTACCCCTTCGAGGCGACGATCGCGCGGTTGGGTTGCACGCGGGAGGAGGCGATCGAAAACATCGACATCGGCGGACCTTCGATGCTGCGGTCCGCCGCGAAAAACTGCCAGTCGGTCGCGGTGGTGTGCGATCCCGCGGACTACCCCTTGATCCTCGCTCAGCTGAAGAAGAACGCGGGAAACCTCGACGAGGAGACCATGAAGGAGCTCGGGCGGAAGGCGTTCGCCTTGACTGCCCGGTATGACGCGGCGATCTCGAACTATCTCGGCGCGGGGCCGGGGGGGGTGGAGCCGTTCCCCGTGACCTTCACGGCCCAGTGGCGGAAGTCCCAGGGTCTCCGGTACGGCGAGAACCCGCATCAGTCGGCGGCGTTCTACGCCGACACCACGCTGCCCGGCGAGCCGACGCTGGGAGGCGCGCAGCAGCTGCAGGGGAAGGAACTCTCCTACAACAACATCGTCGACATCGACGCGGCGCTGCAGCTCGCCCTCGAATTCGCCATCCCCGCCGCGGTCATCGTCAAGCATACGAACCCCTCCGGCGTGGGAGTCTCGAAGCGCCGCCTCGTGGACGCCTTCAAGAAGGCGCGCGAGTGCGACCCCGTCTCCGCCTACGGCGGCGTGATCGGCTTCAACCGGCCGGTGAACTCCGAAACGGCCCGGGAAATCGCCAACACCTTCTTCGAGGCGATCATCGCCCCCTCCTACGACAAGGAGGCCCGGAAGATCCTCTCGGCGAAGAAGAACCTGCGCGTCCTGACCACTGGGGGCGTGTTCCGGTGGTCCGACGCCCGGACGTTCGAGATGAAACGGGTCAGCGGCGGGCTCCTCCTGCAGACGTGCGACCGGCACGTTCTCGACCCGAAGGACCTCAAGGTGGTGACGAAGCGGAAGCCCACGCCGGACGAGCTCGAGGCGATGCTGTTCGCGTGGAAGGTGTGCAAGCACGTGAAATCGAACGCGATCGTCTACGCGATGAAGGACCGCACCGTCGGAGTGGGGGCGGGACAGATGAGCCGGGTGGATTCCGCGAAGATCGCGGTGATGAAGGCGCAGCACCCGACGAAGGGGACCGTCGTCGCCTCCGACGCCTTCTTCCCGTTCCGGGACGGTCTCGACGTGGCCGCCGAGGCGGGAGCCACGGCGGCGATCCAGCCGGGCGGATCGGTCCGCGACGCGGAAGCGATCGCCGCGGCCGACGAGCACGGGATGGCGATGGTGTTCACCGGGGTGCGGCACTTCCGGCATTAG
- a CDS encoding MlaD family protein, which produces MSREARVGIFVLLGLIILTFFTFRVSKWGLIAEKGYRLTVDFDSAAGLEPKSDVKMAGVPIGKVEEINLVGNHARLVLRIQQGIRIPIDSVATIQTQGLLGEKYVEILPGKDTQRNLPSGGQVANTMTPTNLDEVVRKLATIADDVKKFTESLSGTFGGEEGKKALGDILRDVRATTAALRTVVTGNEERFQRILANVDRLSADLSDISATNKQDVRTAIANLRAFSDTLKSETPGLVRKLEDMSDKVSGVVGDNRENLKESIRNLKTASARLDNTLDAAGKVMAKIDRGEGTLGKLVNDNTAHNSLTDALEGINRYVRKTEQLKTFIDYRLEWQEAPSEFKHYVNVRLQPSADKYYTIGVVDDPRGRFSSTTTTDTTTPPGTTTTTREERYTDKLKISALIARKFSGLTVKGGAMESTGGVGLDYELLKNRLTVGVDAWDFSRRDLPPHLKLYGNYDIVKNLFVTGGVDDVLATERNLRTLFLGFGIKFADEDLKTVLGAVPIKP; this is translated from the coding sequence ATGAGCAGGGAGGCCCGGGTCGGTATCTTCGTCCTTCTGGGGCTGATCATCCTCACGTTCTTCACGTTCCGCGTGAGCAAGTGGGGGTTGATCGCCGAGAAGGGGTACCGGCTCACGGTGGACTTCGACTCGGCGGCGGGCCTGGAGCCCAAGTCGGACGTGAAGATGGCCGGGGTCCCGATCGGGAAGGTCGAGGAGATCAACCTGGTCGGGAACCATGCCCGCCTGGTCCTCCGCATCCAGCAGGGGATCCGCATACCGATCGACTCGGTGGCTACCATCCAGACGCAGGGCCTCCTCGGCGAGAAATACGTCGAGATCCTCCCCGGCAAGGATACGCAGCGCAACCTGCCGTCGGGGGGGCAGGTCGCCAACACCATGACCCCGACGAATCTCGACGAGGTCGTGAGGAAGCTGGCGACGATCGCGGACGACGTGAAGAAGTTCACCGAATCGCTCTCCGGCACCTTCGGGGGCGAGGAGGGGAAGAAGGCGCTCGGGGATATCCTTCGCGACGTCCGGGCCACCACCGCGGCCCTGCGGACCGTCGTGACGGGGAACGAAGAGCGCTTCCAACGGATCCTGGCGAACGTCGACCGGCTCTCCGCGGACCTCTCCGACATCTCCGCGACCAACAAGCAGGACGTCCGCACGGCGATCGCCAACCTCCGGGCGTTTTCCGACACGCTGAAGAGCGAGACGCCCGGGCTGGTGCGCAAGCTCGAGGATATGAGCGACAAGGTGAGCGGCGTCGTGGGGGACAACCGCGAGAACCTGAAAGAGAGCATCCGGAACCTCAAGACCGCCTCCGCGCGGCTCGACAACACGCTGGACGCCGCCGGGAAGGTGATGGCCAAGATCGACCGCGGCGAGGGGACCCTCGGGAAGCTCGTCAACGACAACACCGCGCACAACTCCCTCACCGACGCCCTCGAGGGGATCAACCGGTACGTCCGGAAGACGGAGCAGTTGAAGACGTTCATCGACTACCGGCTGGAGTGGCAGGAGGCGCCTTCCGAGTTCAAGCACTATGTGAACGTCCGGCTCCAGCCGTCGGCGGACAAGTATTACACGATCGGGGTGGTGGACGACCCGCGCGGGAGGTTCAGCTCCACCACCACGACGGACACGACGACCCCTCCGGGCACGACCACGACGACGCGCGAGGAAAGGTACACCGACAAGCTGAAGATCTCCGCCCTGATCGCCAGGAAATTCTCCGGCCTCACCGTGAAGGGCGGCGCGATGGAATCCACCGGCGGCGTCGGCCTGGACTACGAGCTTCTGAAGAACCGGCTCACGGTCGGGGTGGACGCCTGGGACTTCTCCCGCAGGGACCTCCCCCCCCATTTGAAGCTGTACGGCAACTATGATATCGTCAAAAACCTTTTCGTGACCGGCGGAGTGGACGACGTGCTGGCGACCGAGAGGAACCTGCGGACCCTGTTTCTCGGTTTCGGGATCAAGTTCGCCGACGAGGACCTCAAGACCGTCCTGGGGGCTGTTCCCATCAAGCCGTGA
- a CDS encoding ABC transporter ATP-binding protein produces the protein MISIRGLSKRFGKKVVLDGLDLTVPKGKNTVVIGGSGTGKSVLIKCVVALLRPDAGEIRIDGQDIIRMDERELVRVRRRFGMLFQGAALFDSMDVGENVAFVLRRLKMYPERQIREVVEEKLSMVGLRDIQRLMPAELSGGMKKRVGLARAIASEPDILLYDEPTTGLDPIMADVINDLIISLRETLGVTSIAITHDMASAYKIADQIAMLYKGKIIEVGTPEEIRTTSNPVVSQFVQGRAHGPITDESEEFVRFVHR, from the coding sequence TTGATCTCGATCCGGGGTTTGAGCAAGCGCTTCGGGAAGAAGGTGGTCCTCGACGGCCTCGACCTGACCGTGCCGAAGGGGAAGAACACCGTCGTCATCGGGGGAAGCGGCACCGGCAAGTCGGTCCTCATCAAGTGCGTGGTGGCGCTGCTTCGCCCGGATGCGGGAGAGATCCGCATCGACGGCCAGGACATCATCCGGATGGACGAGCGGGAGCTGGTCCGGGTCCGCCGCAGGTTCGGGATGCTCTTCCAGGGGGCGGCCCTGTTCGACTCGATGGACGTGGGGGAGAACGTGGCGTTCGTCCTGCGGCGCCTGAAGATGTACCCGGAGCGCCAGATCCGGGAGGTGGTGGAGGAGAAGCTCTCGATGGTGGGCTTGCGCGACATCCAGCGGCTGATGCCCGCGGAGCTGTCCGGCGGCATGAAGAAGCGCGTGGGGCTGGCCCGGGCGATCGCCTCCGAGCCCGACATCCTGCTGTACGACGAGCCCACGACGGGGCTGGACCCGATCATGGCCGACGTCATCAACGACCTGATCATCTCGCTGCGGGAGACGCTCGGGGTGACCTCGATCGCGATCACCCACGACATGGCGTCCGCCTACAAGATCGCGGACCAGATCGCGATGCTGTACAAGGGGAAGATCATCGAGGTGGGGACGCCGGAGGAGATCCGGACGACGTCGAACCCGGTGGTCTCGCAGTTCGTGCAGGGGCGCGCGCACGGCCCCATCACCGACGAGAGCGAGGAGTTCGTCCGCTTTGTGCACCGATGA
- a CDS encoding DUF1015 domain-containing protein has protein sequence MAEVKPFRGIHYDVKRVEDLTRVVAPPYDVISPEDQDALHRRHPRNIVWIDFGKTKEGDGPESNKYSRAATLFREWQAEGTLVRDPIPALYYYEQEFTIPGKGTFVRKGFLGALKLSPFGEGVVFPHERTLAKPKADRLALMRVTDAHMSPIFGLYSDPGNEVLKNLRAGMAAVPDLAAVDDLGVKHRVWTVTQPMAILGAVETMANKGVFIADGHHRYETALAFRDEMRAKHGVNPAAAYEHVLMFLCNMDDEGIVILPTHRGVHSLPDFSPAGFLAKVREHLPVETSDGSPEDAMRAVEEAGREGKAIGWSTGDNRFHLVKFPDLGAFCDRYLSKYPPQLRSLDVVLLHGYLIEQLLGISPEAVTAGTNVKYYKDPAKATADLASGAIQAAFFLNSVSVEEFRNVSLSGHVLPQKSTFFYPKIGTGLLIFPVGANDRVPG, from the coding sequence ATGGCCGAAGTGAAACCGTTCCGGGGGATCCATTACGACGTGAAGCGCGTGGAAGACCTGACCCGCGTGGTGGCGCCGCCGTACGACGTCATCTCCCCGGAGGACCAGGATGCCCTCCATCGCCGCCACCCCCGCAACATCGTGTGGATCGATTTCGGGAAGACGAAGGAGGGGGACGGCCCGGAGTCGAACAAGTATAGCCGGGCGGCGACCCTGTTCCGGGAATGGCAGGCGGAAGGTACGCTGGTCCGCGATCCGATTCCCGCCCTCTACTACTATGAACAGGAGTTCACGATTCCCGGAAAGGGCACCTTCGTGCGGAAAGGGTTCCTCGGGGCGCTGAAATTGTCGCCCTTCGGCGAAGGGGTCGTCTTCCCCCACGAGCGGACCCTTGCGAAGCCCAAGGCGGACCGTCTCGCCCTGATGCGGGTGACGGACGCGCACATGAGCCCCATCTTCGGACTCTATTCCGATCCCGGGAACGAGGTCCTGAAGAACCTGCGCGCGGGGATGGCCGCCGTCCCCGACCTGGCCGCGGTCGACGATCTCGGCGTGAAGCATCGTGTCTGGACCGTCACGCAGCCGATGGCGATCCTGGGCGCCGTCGAAACGATGGCGAACAAGGGAGTGTTCATCGCCGACGGCCATCATCGATACGAGACCGCCCTCGCCTTTCGCGATGAGATGCGCGCCAAGCATGGCGTGAATCCGGCCGCGGCGTACGAGCACGTGCTGATGTTCCTCTGCAACATGGACGACGAAGGGATCGTCATCCTCCCCACCCATCGGGGAGTCCACTCCCTGCCCGATTTCTCCCCCGCCGGCTTCCTCGCGAAGGTGCGCGAGCACCTGCCGGTCGAAACGAGCGACGGGTCGCCCGAGGACGCGATGCGGGCGGTGGAGGAGGCGGGCCGCGAGGGGAAGGCGATCGGATGGAGCACCGGAGACAACCGGTTCCACCTGGTCAAGTTTCCCGACCTGGGCGCGTTCTGCGACCGGTACCTCTCGAAGTACCCCCCGCAGTTGCGCAGCCTCGACGTCGTCCTCCTGCACGGATACCTGATCGAACAGTTGTTGGGGATCTCACCCGAGGCCGTGACGGCGGGGACAAACGTCAAGTATTACAAGGATCCCGCGAAGGCGACCGCGGATCTCGCCTCCGGGGCGATCCAGGCCGCCTTCTTCCTGAACTCCGTCTCGGTCGAAGAGTTCCGCAACGTCTCCCTCTCCGGGCACGTCCTCCCGCAGAAGTCGACCTTCTTCTACCCGAAGATCGGCACGGGGCTGCTCATCTTCCCCGTGGGAGCCAACGACCGGGTACCGGGGTAA
- a CDS encoding DUF721 domain-containing protein: MKRKDAAPLSSTLDAFLESLRIPHVAFLVSLRKRWPEIAGPLVSRNATPLSLRNGVLTVVVRNHAWAQELRMSKTTMIGRIRETVGERIPVSDIRFAVGSLASAGVEEAAPREEPPFPAGPDPEGLSAVADPQTRDSLRAIARRAGSPKEPASKK, from the coding sequence GTGAAACGGAAAGACGCCGCGCCCCTCTCGTCGACCCTCGACGCGTTTCTCGAATCGTTGCGGATCCCGCATGTCGCCTTCCTCGTTTCGCTTCGGAAAAGGTGGCCGGAGATCGCCGGCCCCCTGGTCTCGCGGAACGCGACCCCCCTGTCGCTGCGGAACGGCGTCCTCACGGTCGTCGTGCGGAACCATGCGTGGGCCCAGGAACTCCGGATGAGCAAGACGACGATGATCGGGAGGATCCGGGAGACGGTGGGAGAGAGGATCCCGGTAAGCGACATCCGGTTCGCCGTGGGATCCCTCGCCTCGGCCGGAGTGGAAGAGGCCGCGCCTCGAGAGGAGCCGCCGTTTCCCGCCGGTCCCGATCCGGAAGGGCTGTCCGCCGTGGCCGACCCGCAGACGCGCGACAGCCTGCGAGCCATCGCCCGTCGGGCCGGGTCCCCGAAGGAACCTGCTTCGAAGAAGTGA